In a genomic window of Maricaulis maris MCS10:
- a CDS encoding hydrogen peroxide-inducible genes activator: protein MTQLPTLRQLQFIIALAEHGSFSRAAEAVFVTQPTLSAAIKELEAILGTVLVERGARGAVLTPAGDVVLERAQRVMTEAEDLVVAAQAAGEPLAGPFRLGVIPTIAPFLLPQVLPALRSRFPELELFLREDLTDRLFEALRERRIDAALIALPYDAALIETHAVWSDEFLFAAPPDHPLASKAKLSPDDLTDEPLLLLEDGHCLRDHALAACSTGSARSDFAATSLHTLVHMVKSGLGATLLPRMAVDAGLVDRMGLEVRAFDPPVAGREIGVAWRKGSARADEAIQLGDAIREILEAPAA from the coding sequence ATGACGCAGCTCCCAACCCTCCGCCAACTGCAATTCATCATCGCCCTTGCCGAGCATGGAAGTTTCTCCAGGGCCGCCGAGGCCGTCTTCGTGACCCAGCCGACATTGAGCGCCGCAATCAAGGAGTTGGAGGCGATCCTGGGGACGGTGCTGGTGGAGCGGGGCGCCCGCGGAGCGGTCCTGACACCCGCTGGCGATGTGGTGCTGGAGCGGGCCCAGCGGGTCATGACTGAGGCGGAAGACCTGGTCGTCGCCGCGCAAGCGGCTGGCGAGCCCCTGGCTGGCCCATTCCGTCTGGGAGTGATTCCGACCATTGCGCCTTTTTTGCTGCCGCAGGTCCTGCCCGCCCTCAGATCCCGATTCCCAGAGCTCGAACTATTCCTGCGCGAAGACCTGACCGACCGTCTGTTTGAAGCGCTGCGGGAGCGCCGGATTGATGCTGCCCTGATAGCCTTGCCCTACGATGCGGCACTGATTGAAACCCATGCAGTCTGGTCGGACGAATTCCTGTTTGCGGCGCCGCCGGACCATCCGCTGGCCAGCAAGGCCAAGCTGTCGCCCGATGATCTGACCGATGAACCGCTCTTGCTGCTGGAAGATGGTCATTGTCTTCGCGATCACGCCCTGGCCGCGTGTTCGACCGGGTCTGCGCGGTCGGATTTTGCGGCAACCAGCCTGCATACGCTTGTCCACATGGTGAAATCGGGGTTAGGGGCCACTCTCCTGCCCCGGATGGCGGTCGATGCCGGGCTCGTCGACAGGATGGGCCTCGAGGTTCGGGCCTTTGATCCACCGGTCGCCGGGCGTGAAATCGGCGTGGCATGGCGCAAGGGTTCGGCCCGCGCTGACGAGGCGATACAGCTTGGCGATGCGATCCGGGAGATCCTGGAAGCCCCGGCCGCCTGA
- a CDS encoding carboxymuconolactone decarboxylase family protein has protein sequence MSIDALKNELPEYAKDLKLNLSSLGRETELDDQKKWGTFLASAHAVGEPKTLAAIKAEAETRLSDEALTAAKAASAIMGMNNVYYRFVHLSKNKEYATLPAKLRMNILANPGVDKADFELWSLAVSAINGCGLCIDSHEAELRKHGLTTTQVQAAVRIAATVNAIAAVLAAES, from the coding sequence ATGTCGATCGATGCCCTCAAGAATGAGCTGCCGGAATACGCCAAGGATCTGAAACTCAACCTGTCCTCACTGGGGCGCGAGACCGAGCTTGATGACCAGAAGAAGTGGGGCACATTCCTCGCCTCGGCCCATGCGGTCGGCGAACCCAAAACCCTGGCGGCCATCAAGGCTGAAGCCGAGACCCGACTGAGCGATGAAGCGCTGACCGCTGCCAAGGCCGCATCGGCAATCATGGGCATGAACAATGTCTATTACCGCTTCGTCCACCTTTCCAAGAACAAGGAATACGCGACGCTTCCGGCCAAGCTGCGCATGAACATCCTCGCCAATCCGGGCGTCGACAAGGCCGATTTCGAGCTGTGGTCGCTGGCGGTTTCCGCGATCAATGGCTGCGGCTTGTGCATCGACAGCCACGAAGCCGAATTGCGCAAGCACGGTCTGACCACCACCCAGGTCCAGGCCGCCGTGCGAATTGCCGCGACCGTAAACGCCATCGCCGCAGTTCTGGCCGCCGAATCCTGA
- a CDS encoding GbsR/MarR family transcriptional regulator: protein MQRFVVHWGEMGSRWGVNRSIAQIHALLYLTDAPLHAEDISEVLQIARSNVSNSLKELQGLALVRREHVLGDRRDHFTATHEPWDMLMAIAEARKQREIDPLIEILRECADAADADPETPQMARDRLRRMEGFVTNLTGWYAQIRKLPQGTLVKLMGLGTKIARFVGG from the coding sequence ATGCAGCGCTTTGTCGTCCACTGGGGAGAGATGGGGTCACGCTGGGGCGTGAACCGCTCGATCGCACAGATACATGCGCTACTTTATCTGACCGATGCGCCGCTGCATGCAGAAGACATTTCCGAGGTGTTGCAGATTGCCCGGTCGAACGTCTCGAATTCCCTCAAGGAACTGCAAGGACTTGCGCTGGTGCGACGCGAGCATGTTTTGGGCGACCGCCGCGACCACTTCACGGCGACCCACGAGCCTTGGGACATGCTGATGGCAATCGCAGAGGCACGAAAACAGCGCGAAATCGATCCCTTGATCGAGATCTTGCGTGAGTGCGCCGATGCCGCGGATGCCGACCCCGAAACTCCACAAATGGCTCGCGACCGCCTGCGTCGCATGGAAGGGTTCGTGACAAACCTGACCGGCTGGTATGCCCAGATTCGAAAACTGCCCCAGGGAACGCTGGTCAAGCTGATGGGGCTGGGTACGAAGATTGCCCGCTTTGTGGGTGGCTGA
- a CDS encoding peroxiredoxin, producing the protein MLGIGEKLPDFEIVGVKPGFNAHEENGESAFEPINQESFDGKWKVIFFYPKDFTFVCPTEIVAFANLAEEFADRDAVIMGGSSDNEFCKLAWRREHPDLDKLGMWQFADTTGSLIDSLGIRSEEGVAYRATFIVDPHNVIQHVYVTNLNVGRNPEDTLRVLDALQTDELCPCNRPVGGDTL; encoded by the coding sequence ATGCTGGGTATCGGCGAAAAACTTCCTGATTTTGAAATTGTCGGCGTGAAGCCGGGCTTCAACGCGCACGAGGAAAACGGTGAGTCGGCTTTCGAGCCGATCAACCAGGAAAGCTTCGACGGCAAGTGGAAGGTCATCTTCTTCTATCCGAAGGATTTCACCTTTGTCTGCCCGACCGAGATCGTGGCCTTCGCCAACCTGGCCGAGGAATTTGCCGACCGCGACGCCGTCATCATGGGCGGTTCGTCGGACAATGAGTTCTGCAAGCTGGCCTGGCGCCGTGAGCATCCCGATCTCGACAAGCTCGGCATGTGGCAGTTTGCCGACACGACCGGTTCGCTGATCGACAGCCTGGGCATCCGCTCCGAAGAAGGCGTCGCCTATCGTGCGACCTTCATTGTCGACCCGCACAACGTGATCCAGCACGTCTATGTGACGAACCTGAATGTCGGCCGCAATCCGGAAGACACGCTGCGTGTCCTCGACGCCCTGCAGACGGACGAGCTTTGCCCGTGCAACCGTCCGGTTGGCGGCGACACGCTGTAA
- a CDS encoding dicarboxylate/amino acid:cation symporter yields the protein MGWWFKIKLWQRVLAALVLGVAFGLIASNTMGQDAATNWIDTYVRPVGLLFINLIRMLIVPLIFTTLVAGVIAMGKPSKLGSLGLKTIGLYLVTTFFANVIGLTFGALFKPGAGVDLAGVEAVPVNTDPPSVTERLLEIVPTNPVAALADGDVLAIIFFSLFLGVAILSTGAAGKPLGDLFNSASEVVLKITHYVMEVAPFGVFALVSYTAASQGLEALQSILVLIVAVYLGLIAHAIITYGFLVRIVLNLPLVRFFRGMTDPIAVAYSTASSSATLPVTIAAASDNLGIKKSVAGSVLPLGATINMDGTALYLGILALFTAQAFGYDLTFMNYVMIAFTAAIVSIGAAGIPSASLFLLAIVLETFGVTPEHTAIVVGFILPVDRIMDMARTAVNVTGDAAVATAVAKWEGELDEKRFRDPAVI from the coding sequence ATGGGCTGGTGGTTCAAGATCAAATTGTGGCAGCGCGTGCTGGCGGCTCTGGTGCTGGGTGTCGCGTTCGGGCTGATTGCATCCAACACGATGGGTCAGGATGCCGCCACCAACTGGATTGACACCTATGTCCGCCCTGTCGGCCTGCTGTTCATCAACTTGATCCGCATGTTGATCGTGCCTTTGATCTTCACCACGCTGGTGGCTGGCGTGATCGCCATGGGCAAACCCTCCAAACTGGGATCACTTGGCCTGAAAACCATCGGGCTGTACCTGGTGACCACCTTCTTTGCGAACGTGATCGGCCTGACATTCGGTGCTTTGTTCAAGCCCGGTGCGGGTGTTGACCTGGCCGGAGTCGAAGCCGTTCCCGTCAACACGGACCCACCGTCTGTAACGGAGCGTTTGCTTGAAATAGTGCCGACCAATCCCGTCGCCGCCCTCGCGGACGGTGATGTGCTGGCGATCATCTTCTTCTCGCTCTTCCTGGGCGTTGCCATCCTGTCGACCGGCGCTGCCGGAAAGCCGCTTGGCGACTTGTTCAACTCGGCATCGGAAGTCGTCCTTAAAATTACGCACTACGTTATGGAAGTTGCCCCGTTCGGGGTGTTCGCACTGGTGAGCTACACGGCGGCCAGCCAGGGTCTCGAAGCCTTGCAGTCCATTCTGGTCCTGATCGTCGCCGTCTATCTCGGCTTGATCGCCCACGCGATCATCACCTATGGCTTCCTCGTACGAATTGTTCTGAACCTGCCCCTGGTGCGTTTCTTCCGCGGCATGACCGACCCGATTGCGGTCGCATATTCGACGGCGTCTTCGTCGGCCACCCTGCCGGTGACCATCGCCGCTGCCTCCGACAATCTGGGCATCAAAAAGTCCGTCGCCGGCTCTGTTCTGCCGCTGGGCGCCACGATCAACATGGACGGAACAGCCCTTTACCTTGGCATCCTGGCACTCTTTACGGCCCAGGCTTTCGGCTATGATCTCACCTTCATGAACTATGTGATGATCGCCTTCACTGCCGCGATCGTCTCGATTGGCGCGGCCGGCATTCCGTCCGCCTCGCTGTTCCTGCTGGCGATCGTTCTCGAGACCTTCGGCGTGACACCGGAACACACCGCGATTGTCGTCGGCTTCATCCTCCCGGTTGACCGGATCATGGACATGGCCCGCACCGCCGTGAACGTGACCGGCGATGCCGCCGTCGCGACTGCCGTCGCCAAGTGGGAAGGCGAGCTGGACGAGAAACGCTTCCGCGACCCTGCCGTGATCTAG